The proteins below are encoded in one region of Oenanthe melanoleuca isolate GR-GAL-2019-014 chromosome 4A, OMel1.0, whole genome shotgun sequence:
- the NCBP2 gene encoding nuclear cap-binding protein subunit 2 produces MSGLLHTTLSGLNSDSYCEISQYRDQHFRGSRQLQEKSLKISSTLYVGNLSFYTTEEQIQELFSKCGDVKRIVMGLDKIKKTPCGFCFVEYYTRADAEHAMRFINGTRLDDRIIRTDWDAGFKEGRQYGRGKTGGQVRDEYRTDYDVGRGGFGKIIQMQKANHQPAIY; encoded by the exons ATGTCGGGGCTGCTGCACACCACGCTCAGCGGGCTCAACAGCGACTCGTACTGCGAGATCAGCCAGTACCGGGACCAGCACTTCCGG GGtagcaggcagctgcaggagaaatCCCTGAAGATTTCCTCCACGCTGTATGTCGGCAACCTGTCCTTCTACACCACCGAGGAGCAAATCCAGGAGCTGTTCTCCAAGTGCGGAGATGTCAAGAGGATTGTCATGGGTCTGGACAAGATCAAGAAAACTCCCTGTGGCTTCTGCTTTGTAGA GTACTACACGAGAGCAGATGCCGAGCACGCCATGCGGTTTATCAACGGCACGCGGCTGGACGACCGCATCATCCGCACGGACTGGGATGCAGGGTTTAAGGAGGGCCGGCAGTACGGGAGAGGAAAGACTGGAGGACAG GTGCGAGATGAATACCGGACAGACTACGATGTGGGAAGAGGTGGCTTTGGCAAGATCATTCAGATGCAGAAGGCAAATCACCAGCCTGCAATCTATTAA